In Opisthocomus hoazin isolate bOpiHoa1 chromosome 12, bOpiHoa1.hap1, whole genome shotgun sequence, the sequence gaCAGTGATGTTTTAGGATTAGAGCTGTTAATAAGGTACCTATTTCAGTGAAATCCGTGGCTGTGCAGGCCATGTAAAGAAAAAATCCTATTTTGAACCCTAGACTGTCTTCCAGAGTACCTTCAGAGTTATAACAGCTTACGTAGGTGAGAGAGACTATAGTCAGGACCAAAAAGTAAATTTCAAGTGAGGGGAAGATAAAAAATCTCAGAAGACAGCTATCTGACTTCTGCTTGGCTTTTTCCTCCACCGCCTCCGCCTTTAAGCACTACAGAAATACAACAGTTGtagggaagggggagaagaatACCAGTTTTATATTTTGAGTCCGTATCTATGTTTATGCCAGTGACCTGAGTTAAATGTAGACATATGGCAAAATATTCATACCAGCTTAGAGGCATCTCAAGCCCCTTCTCCATACATTTCAAACACAATGGCGAAGACCAACCTATTGTTCTGACAGAACTGGGATGGCACGAGAGCAGTAAGGAAAAAGCAgtaagtttttggttttgtttttttttttgtttttttttttttaagtatttgtctACAGGTTTACATCTGAAAGTTTTGCTACTGCAGATCTGTAGGGAATAGAGTAATAGCTGGGTTCTTCCACAGGCTGCTGAAAGCACTTCAGTTATTTCTGTCCTGAATTTTCGTTTACAGCAGTTCGacctattttttcctttattttttctccaaagCATTAATGGAGCATGAGAAACTAGTTCAGTATCTCAAGTATCACAGTTGAATCTTCCCCATATCAGATGGCTGAATATTTAAAAGATTCccattggaaagaaaaaaagaaaaaaaacaatcagtATTAAAATAGTTAATAGTCTTCTCTTGCCTCCCGATGAAGTGTTTCATGCATCATTGTGCTATGTATACTAACATATGGATTCTATCATGTTTTAGTTTAGGTTGTGCCATATACCAAAAGGGAGTTGATGTGATTCTCTTTGATGTCGTGAAGCCACTTCAAACCATGCCAGAGGGAATCAAGTTCATGCAAGGGGATGTCTGTTGCCTGTCTGAAGTGGAAGAGGCTCTTAGAGATGTAATCTGCGTATTCCATATCGCTTCCTATGGGATGTCTGGCAGGGAGCAGCTGAACCGAAAACTTATAGAAGATGTTAAtgtgaaaggaacagaaaatgtcaTCCAAGCCTGCAAGAGCACAGGAGTGTCGAGTCTGGTTTATACAAGTACATATAACGTGATATTTGGAGGCCAGATTATAGAAAATGGGGACGAATCTCTGCCTTACCTACCTCTTCACCTCCATCCAGATCACTATTCCCGGACCAAATCTTTAGCTGAAATGAAGGTGCTGGAGGCAAACGGTACTGAGCTTGGAAATGGGAAAGGTGTATTAAGGACTTGTGCTCTCCGACCAGCAGGCATCTATGGGCCTGGAGAACAAAGACATCTTCCAAGAATAGTTAGTTACGTTGAAAGGGGCCTGTTTAAATTTGTGTATGGAGATCCTCTTAGTTTAGTAGAATTTGTACACGTAGACAATCTAGTTCAGGCTCATATCCTTGCTTCTGAGGCCCTCAAACCCAACAGAAAGCACGTAGCTGCAGGCCAAGCCTACTTCATTTCAGATGGCAGGCCTGTAAATAACTTTGAATTTTTCCGACCACTAGTGGAAGGTTTGGGTTACAAATTCCCAACTTGTCGTCTGCCTCTCTCCCTTGTCTATTTTTTTGCATTCCTTACTGAAATAGTTCATTTTCTTGTAGGTCACGTTTATAattttcagcctctcctcactcGCACAGAGGTTTACAAAACTGGTGTCACACATTATTTTAGTATGGAGAAGGCCAGAAGGGAGCTGGGCTATAAGCCTCAGCAGTATAGCCTGGATGAAGTGGTTGAGTGGTTTAGGTCTCAGGGATGTGGACGAAAGCCGAGAAAGTACACCATTATGCGTCTTGTGAGGGATGGAGGATTGCTCTTGCTGCTGGTTGCTGTGATGGTCTCATGGTTTCCATCTGCAGCTACATTTTCACTCTGAAAGATGAAACACTGAGTACAGAGGACAGAATTTAATTGTGTTCTCTGAATACTCTTGATTTTGACagataaccaaaaaaaaaaaaaaaacaccacacaaggGAAATAAACATTTGTGTCATTCAGGTAAATATCTTCCACAGTTTTATCCCCGAGGAACAGAAAAGCTGAGTAAAAAGACATAATT encodes:
- the SDR42E1 gene encoding short-chain dehydrogenase/reductase family 42E member 1, giving the protein MEQENTAKETVLITGGGGYFGFRLGCAIYQKGVDVILFDVVKPLQTMPEGIKFMQGDVCCLSEVEEALRDVICVFHIASYGMSGREQLNRKLIEDVNVKGTENVIQACKSTGVSSLVYTSTYNVIFGGQIIENGDESLPYLPLHLHPDHYSRTKSLAEMKVLEANGTELGNGKGVLRTCALRPAGIYGPGEQRHLPRIVSYVERGLFKFVYGDPLSLVEFVHVDNLVQAHILASEALKPNRKHVAAGQAYFISDGRPVNNFEFFRPLVEGLGYKFPTCRLPLSLVYFFAFLTEIVHFLVGHVYNFQPLLTRTEVYKTGVTHYFSMEKARRELGYKPQQYSLDEVVEWFRSQGCGRKPRKYTIMRLVRDGGLLLLLVAVMVSWFPSAATFSL